GGACTACCCACGGACAGACTACCAACTCCTGTCTAGATGTGCAAGTCTAGCTGGGTTCTCTGCACTGCTCCAGTAAACCCATACTCAATGGATTCTTCAGGACTTGCTCTTTTGGGCAACCACTGCTCCATATTCAGAAACCCCTTGTGAGTTATTTTtgagaacccaaactgagccagTAAGGCATCTACAATAAGTAGCTCAAAGTTGAAGATATGAACCTTGAGCAATGGCTGCCCGACTCTCTACCACTCTGCAGTGCCAGCTGGGGCTCAGGAACAGCCTTCTCCTGGAACAcatgatctaggctgacactccagtgcagtaccaaggggCATGCTGCAGTGTCGGGagaatgctgtcttttggattacATCAAGGTTccaactgccctctcaggtggtctGTTTCCATGACACTACTCGAGGAGGAGCAGGAGAATttcccctggtgccctggccaatatttatcccccaaccgACCTCAATAAAATAGATCATTTTGTCTTTGatgtttgttggagcttgctgtgtataaattgttgtaatcTAGGAAATACCACAGCCAAAGAACTTACATCCAATTAATTGCTTATTAAAGTAAGCATTTTGGAATGTCATGAGGTTTTGGAATATCATGAAGTTGTGAAAGACACTCTCTTAACACAAGTTATTTCTCTAATGCAGACATGATCTGTATTGAGCTCTGGGACATGACTGGGGTAAATATTCCGCCTCTAGCCAACAGTTATCACTCCAAATCTCAGCTCCTTTAGCTACGTGCCGAGCATCTGTCTTTGGCCAAATAAAAAGGACCCACACTGTACAACTTGCCTCCTAGATTGATTTACATTGTATACCAAGTGCAGGGGACAgagtggagaaagactgaagcTTAAGCAGTAGGCGATTAAGGAAGATATTTTTAGTCTGCAAGCTGGATACTTGGATGTAATCCTAAAGGAGACGCGGGGAGGTCATGTTTATCCAGACAAAGTGCCTGTCTGTAAATCTGACCCAGTTGTGCCAGTGTAATGGTATGCAAGTTAAAGTGGTCTATTCCTGATTAGGAGCTCTTCTCAGTCTTGTGAAAGATGATCCAGTGTTAGGCAGTTTACATCACGTCTCACACTAGGGAAATCCAATTCACTATGGACAGGGATTCAGGCAGTTTACTCCAAGACTGGAAACAAAGTGGACAGACTGGCTCCATGGATCTCTTACTATGCTGACACTGGAGATCTACAGTGTGTGCACACATTCAAGCAGCGTGACACTATTTCCCTTCTTGGGGATTTATTTTCTGAATGGGAACCTGAATCGAATCTCAATTCAAACAGTGATTGACAGGTTTAACGCAGGGAATGCCCACTCTGCAACACTTGGTGCTGCAccagaaaagaaaaataaaaggtgGATTGCTAAACTGAAGatgaaaaactgaaaaaaaaaagacaGGAGGAAAGAAAtggggagtgggagcagagggaTTGTGCTGCAAAGGGGCCAATGCAGacaagatgggtcaaatggcctctttctgtcctGTACTGCTCTATTACGGTCCTGCAAAGGCACAGCAGGACAAGTGATGTAAAGCCAGTGAATCACATTTCACCAGCAGCTTGTGTTCTAACATGGAAAAacggcaacaaaaaaaaaatcacaaaacaaTTATACATGAAGAAAACCATTGGGTCCATCTTAATGGGACTATCCAGAAAGATCCTACGTTGTTCTCACCACTGCTTCCAATTGTTTCTGGAAATGATTCCAGGGTTTTCATCTCTATAATTATGCCTGAAGCCCAATCCATGTGGTAAAGTTTTTGCGCAAAATATTTCTTCCCAAAGTTATTGCTAAATTTAGCCTTTACTGCATTGATCCTTTTTCCAACTGTCATGATTCAACACAACATTCTGGGTTTACTTTTCCCATCCTCTCAACTATACTGTATACCTCTCAAGGTGCCTGCTTCCAGGAGAGAAAGCTATTTACATAGTGTAGTAAAACACcccaagatgtttcacaggagcaaatcaaacaaaatttggcaggGAGACACACTAAGAGATTATTGCGTTggacgaccaaaagcttggttaaagaggcagGTCATAAAAAACGAGGGGGCTGAGGGAtccgggagggaattccaaagcttaaagCCTTGGGCCCTCCTTATCTccgtaacgtcctccagccccacaactctccgaCATCTAAGCAGTCCCCCAATTCCAGCTTTTGGCACATCCCGGTTTTCTTTGCTCCACCTTTGGCAGTTGTGTCTTCAGCTGTCTCGGCCCCAAGCTCTGCAATCCCCTCCGTaagcctctccccctctctaatatgtcccttaaaacctacctctgcgATCAACATCTgtccttgtgtggctcagtgtcaaattttgtttgataagactcctgtgaagtgtctacATGTTAAAAAGTGCTATGCAAACGCAAGCTGCTGCAGTTGTCTAAATTTTGGTGCCCAGAGGTTCATCACTGCTGAAGTGGAAATTAGAGACAATTATACAGTGCTGAACATTGAAAGCACGTTTTCTTCCCTTTACCTGAAGGATCGTTTAAGCTacatctgtccacttccctctCAGTTTCAGAAGCCATCCTCTCATCGGTTTCTGCTACTTCAGGGCCACATTCTGTCGTGGGTTCCGGTTCCACTAGGCTCCGATCGGCAGCGGTAAAGCCACCCTTACCATAAATGGAAGGGTAGCTCTTGGAGAAGGCATCCTCGGGAGTATCCGGGTCCTGCCCTGCAGCTTTCCCGTTGTCACGCGTTGGGATCACACTGCTGGCATAGGCTGAAGTCTTGTGGAAAACCGCAATGTCATCCAGGTACTGCTTGGTGGCATCCGAAAGAGCCCCTGTCCCGTGGACCGCGTACGCGAGGTTCGATTGCAGCTTGGGCCGGTAAGCCGTAAGGAGGACAACGTCATTGCCTGTCTGTTTGCGGTACTTCTCCATGGCACAGACTAGAGAATCCCAGCTCTCTCGGTGGTTGTCAACCATGTCAGTCATCATTCTAGACGTGTAGCTGCCTGTGTTTttggagtggggggttgggggggagattggaaaacaaaaagttagcacacatcactagaatcatagaatggttacaacacagcaAGAGCCTGTCATGTCTGTCATAGAAACAAAAAGTTTGTGCCAGGCCAACTTCTATGACTAGATCTCAGCTGTATTAGGGTGCTTTAGAGTCAGGGTACCACAattaaaggaaggatgtcaaggcctcagagactgcagaagagatttacaagaatggcacCTTGGGTTGAAGGACTTGACTTACGTGGATAGTCTAGAGACGCTGCTAGAGTTGGCCTTCATTACTCTCAGGAGAACAAGAGGAAAACTGTTAGATAGGCTATAGTTTCTCCTTGTTTACTCTGTTTCCAGTgggagagtcagtaaccagaagaCATAAATTTACCATATCCCTCCAACCACAACCCTAAAAACAGAGCCACACCCAGATGTTCTGACTTAACTAGACACACTTTCAACAGGTCAGGTACAAATTTAAGATCCTTTCGTACAGTGAAACAGGTTCGTTTTGGGGGTTAACATCACTCAAGTTGAGAGCAGCAGTTTTATTAAATGATTTAATTCAACACTAATgccaaagttttaaaaaaaacaacacaCAGTAGGCAATTGGGACTTGTAGGCTCCTTGAACAAAAGATTACTTATACAAGTCTGGGAACAAACTTGCAGTCAGCCAGTGGGATCGAGTTACAGCAGGCTATGGGATCAGATGCAGCAATTTAAAGGCTGTGGAAGATTTGGGAGCTGCTGACTTATGTCTTTTTTCAGTTTTTGCCATTGATAAACAACCTTTCGCAACCTGGAAGAGTGAAAGGGAAAGACAACTTCCCATTTCTAAAGCACCTTTCAGGGcctcaaaacatcccaaagcgctttacagccaatggagtacttggactgcagtcactgttataaactcccacaaacagcaatgtgataatgaccagatagtctggtTTTTAAGTGCTGACGGTTGAGAGATaaaattggtcaggacactggggagaactctcccGCTCTTCTTTGAAGAATACGGCAGCATCTTTCATGTcaaactgagagggcagacagaatttctgtttaatgcctcatcaaaagacagcaccttctgaCCCTGCAGCTCAGCAGGGAGTGTTAATCTGcactttgtgctcaagtctctggagtgggactgaacccacaaccttctgacccaaGAGGCAAGAGTGCAAACCACTGAGCCATAGATGACAAGAAGGTTCCTGCTTTACCCTCCTAGCCAACCAGCAGTTAGGTGCCCCTCCATCTAATATAACCAGAGCCCATCCTTTTAGGAACACTATGGCACTCTTCAAACAAATTAAGCAAGGGTCTTCATCACACCAAATGCACAGATGGATTGGGCTGCCACCACCACAACAATTTGTACTTAGATAGCACTTTGAACATAGTTTGATCTTTGTTCTGCGAAACATGCAGTCCTTCTAGTGCAAAGATCCGTTGGTGAATGAGTGTTGCAAATGGCACATTCCAAGATCccggactatgtgctgagggttGCACTAAAACATGGGGAAGCCGCTGCAAAGGTTACTGTttaagagaccaaacgcagactgggtgaccgctttgcagaacaccttcagtctgtccgcaaacattacccagacctccctgtcccttgccaattcaacactccaccctgctctcatgcccacatgtccatccttggcctgctgcattgttccagtgaagctcaacgcaaacttgaggaactgcagctcatcttctgactaggcactttacagccttccggactgaatattgagttcaacaattttagatcatgaactctctcctccaaccccaccccctttccgatcctccccccctttttttcaataatttatatagatttcttttcccacctatttccattatttttaaatgtatttccatccactgttttatctctaccttttagcctttttcgattccttcacctcaccccaccccgactagggctatctgtaccttgcttgtcctgctttctatccttaattagcacattccttagataatatcaccaccttcaacacctctttgtccttttgtctgtgacatcttttggttatctccacctatcactggccctctatccagctctacttgtcccaccccccttaaaccagcttacatttcacctctcttctatttttacttagttctgttgaagggtcattcggactcgaaacgttaactgtgtccctctccacagatgctgccagacctgctgagtttttccaggtatttttgtttatgttttggatttccagcatccgcagttttttgcttttagcattGTTTAAGGCTCCCCTGCCATAACACACAGAGGGGCCAGAACCCAAGTAAAACTCTTCAGGCTGTATGTTTGACATGGAATGAATTGCAAATATGAGCTGTAAGTGTAGTGAGGCACCTCAGAGCGCCACATACTGTATTGAAAGAAACTGATGCCATTTACACATTAATACAAAGTCAACTTTGAACTGTCAAGTGATGTACTTAAGTTTTATGATTAAAGTATattttttgggggaaaaaaaagtagCAAAACATCCAAAAGGTCCTCCTTAGCAATGATAAAATTagacatcaagccacataaaaGGTGATATCAGGCCAGATGATCAGAAACTTGATCAAAGCAGTGggttaaaagaggagagagaggtagtgagGCACAGagttttagggaaagaaatcccagagcttagggccaagtaactgaaggcatggccaccaatggcgtGGCGATGAAAATCAAAggacttccccaccccccccccgccaagggACTTGACAGGAGCAATATCAGACAAAAATTTATCAAGCCACACAAGGAACCAAAAACTTAGTCAAAGCACTGAGGAGTGGAATAGGTGGAGCACTTCAGGGGGGCATTTCAGAGCTTAGAGCCCAGGCAGTTGAAGTTACAACCACCAATGGTGAGTCAAGGAAGTGAGGGAttcacaagaagccagaattggaggagggcaAGAAGTCAATGGTTAGAAACCATAGAAAATTTACGACACAGaaagaggcaattcagcccattgtgtctgcgctggctgaAAATAACTAGCCGCCCGTTCTAAACCCGCCTTCCAGCACCCGGTCTgtggccttgcaggttacagcacttcaggtgcagatccaggtaacttttaaatgagttgagggtttctgcctcaaccaccaatccAGGCAGCGAATCCCAgacacctaccaccctctgggtgaaaaatcttctcctcatgtcccctctaatccttccaccaatcatcttaaatctacgCCCTGTGATAATTAACCCCGCAGCTGGGGGAAAACAGGTCTTCCCTGTCAaccctatccaggcccctcaattTCGTAGACCTCAATTGGGTCACGCCTCAGccccctctgttccaaggaaaacaatcccagcctattcaATTTGTCCTCAttactgcaattttccagcccaggcaacattcttgtaaatctcctctgtactctctatAGAGTAATTATGTCCTCCCTGTAAggtggtgtccagaattgtatGCAAAaatccagctgtggtctaaccagtgttttatacagttccatcattacatccctgcttttgtgttcTATACCTCATCCagtaaaggaaagtattccatatgcttcTTTTACCATCTTATCTACTTGTTCTACCATCTTCAgtaacctgtggacatgcactccaagatgTTTCACTTCCTCTACTCCTTTTAATAGCCTCCCATTTATTGAACATTCCCTTGCTATGTTTGATTTATTTTTGATACGAACAGAAGAACGAGAGTTGTAAACCTGGAGGACAGAATCATTAGAAACTGCATTttatccccacccccccctacaCCCACCACCATCCAAGCAGATTGAAGCCAGGGGGATTTAGGAAGGGGCTGTGGCGGGTAACTCTGCCACAAATGGTGAGACAAAGGAAGCGGTTAACTATGTGGTCAACTCCAGAACCAGTTCACAGCATTCTCCACTCCTGTTGAcatgttagctgtggctcagttggtcttgccactgagtcagaaagttatggGTTCAAACACCCACTCAAGGACTCGAGCACAAAAATCCAATGCAGTAccgaaggtgtgctgcactgtcagaggtaccatttttcaaatgagacattaaactgaggccttccTCAGTTCGACaaaaaaagatcccatggccactttttcaaagaagggcaggtaTATTacccccggtgtcctggccaataagtaaacatttccaaaaaaaaacagaatatctggtcattatcactttgctgtttgtgggatcttgctgtgcacaattggcTAATACatttccttacattacaacaactacacttcaaaatagcaccttattggctgtgaagtacaTTGGAGCATCCGGCTGTCATTAAAGGCACCACATAAATACCAGTCTCTCTTTTTAACTAACACGTCAAACACCTATCACATCTCTGGTCTCCTTCATATTCCAACCCACCCTTTTAGCTCATCATTGATGGTCAAGTCtacatcacagaattgttacatgcaggaggccattcagcccctcatgtctGCACCGGAACTCCAAACGAGTATTATAATTtgctgctcattcggagagccagtgcaggcacgatgggccaaatggcctccttttgcactgtaacaTGAGCCATGGTCTTACTCTCCAGGCTTTCCTGCCTAAATGTATTTTAAAGACAGACCAAGCAAGTTTTCTAGTTATTTTTCCAAATCTTCCTTAATTCCCAAAAGTATAATCAACCCCAGCGTTGAATATacacaatgactgagcatccacagccctctagggttGAGAATTCTGTTGCCTCCTAACTGGAGACTGAAGTGAGAACTTCAGAGCTTTGTACACtcggaatcttacagcacagaaacaggctatttgtcCCAATTGGTCTCTACCATTGTTTATGCTTCACaccagcctcctccagccccagttcatgaaacctcaccagTGCATGGATATTCATCAGACCTTACAGGAGacagctattcagcccatcacacctgtgttggctctttgaaagaatatCCAATTACTTTCCCCAAAGTCCACATACAAGTATCAGGCATCAGCCTCTGATTCCTGTCCTCTTAACTGGTCCCACATGTTATACTACCCACAGGTTGGTTTCAAGCAGCAGTCATTATCTTTGTGTAGAGGAAGATCATCTCTCCAGGGGTGTATACTTGCACCACATTGTCCTTTTGGAGTCAACATCCTCAAACCCTTAACACAGCACCAGTTGCAAAACAAAATGGCAGCACAGTTTGTTTGGCAGAGGTGGGAGGAGAGAAAAAGTCAAAAAGGACCATTTAGGAATagtcacacaaaaacaaaaatagctggaaaaactcagcaggtctgacagcctttgtggagaggagcagagttaacattgagtctaAAACTTAGAATTTAGAAATAgtcatttggcagtacagaacttgagtattgctgaaagaaaggAGAcacgttgaagcttttcatcttgcactcatcaggacacttgcaagaatatcaatatagaGGGaaaacaagacaaaaagctttgaagtGTCTCCTTTATTTCAGCAATTCTATTTAGAAAGCAAAGATGCCCCTCTCAGATTTCAATGCATTCACTCCTCAACCACAATCCAAGAGTAATTATtgagtgagtttttttttaaatatataaaattcaTCTACATAACCACCCGAAGACATAAGATGCTTCCAAATAGTATACCACAGGACAAAGCTGTATTCGTATATGCTAACCTTAACTTAGCGGGTGGCCCCGGTTGCAGGTTTTAAGTCTCAAGTCAGAGACTTTGAGTGCACAATCTTGGTTAACACTCCCTTTGCAGTACAGAGCgagtggagtgctgcactgttgatgaTGCTTCTTTCAGGCAAATGTTAAGCCAAGGCtgtcctctcaagtggatgtaaaatatcccacaataTTCTTCTGAAAGAAAGAGTTCTCTCTAGTGTTCTGGTCATtacttatccttcaaccaacatcactaaaacagattacccgATCAGTAGTACTGTTTGTGGTAGCTTGTTATGCAGTAATTTACTGCTCAGTTTCCTACatcgcaacagtgactacacttcaaagtgctTTATCAGTTATAAAAGATAACTTTCATTTTTGTGGTGGCTTTCAGGTTATTTTTACTTATAGAAGCTTCAACAGTTCCAGACACCAGGGGAACTTCCCCCTAATAGGGCGACAAAATATTTTACATCCTCTGTGTGgtggacagggcctcagtttaacatctcagacAGAAAACAGCACCTACAGTGAAGTACTGCCTTAGGGCTACACTGAAGTTACTGCATAGATCTTGTGCTCAAGCTCGAGAGTAAggattatatagcatctttcaagaCATCCAAAAAGCaccttgcagccaatgaaaaAATTTTGAACTGTCCACAAGCTCGAGAGTAAAGATGAGAAAtatttgcaattatatagcatctttcaagaCATCCaaaaagcaccttacagccaaagGAAAAATTTTAAACTGTAGCTACTTTTGTAACGTAgggaaacagcagccaatttgcacacagcaagctcccacaaacggcaatGTTATAactatctgattttttttttgagatattggccagggcaccagtaATAACTTGCCTGCCATTCTTCGAAATAGCCCCACAGGatgttttacacccacctgagagggcagacagggtcttagttaacatctcatccaaaaaagactgctcctctgacagtgcagcactccacagTGTGTTAACCAccaaccccaccgcccccccccccacccccccccccaaacaccaccGCGCAAAAGGTTTAAAaactcacactggggaaagcttATTTGCTCATACTGGGGAGCACGTCAATCAAACAAGTGGAGTGAAATGAAACACAACACAAGCCAACATGTTTACAAGAACACAACTCCATGCAGATCACACTTTAATTGAAGGCTGACTAAGGCACAAGGCTGTGACTAaggtacaaggcacaaggcaccaccgcacccccccccccccgcccccggcccCAAAGAGCATAAAGCACCTGGGCAGGTAAATCATTGCATCAGCCTCAAGTGCAGAGACAATGCAAAGTGGAGATCAGAGAGAATCCCTGACAGTCCCTCCAAGGGAAAAGAGGAGGAGGGGCAGCGGAGAGGGGATCTAAACAAGGACAACAGGCAGACAGTGAGGAAGGGCCACCACAGGGCGCAAAGCCAACTCCAAGGGGGCGGGTAGGCTATAGCAGACCCCAATTCCGAGCCCTCTCGCCCTGACTCCTTACCTGCGTCGCCTCCAagcctcccagagccagacccgcGGACGCACAGCGTCCACCCTCTTATGTCATCACGCCGCTGCGGTCTACGTCAGACGCTAACCCTCTTTTCAATCGTTTCCCTCTTCTTTTGGCTCTTTCTCCGCGTGGAGCCGCGTATCCAAACGCCGGGGGACAACCATCGCAcgcgtccccccaccccccacagccaaGAAAACATTCAAAAATAATCAATCGGCGCCCTTTGTGCCCCGCACAAACATGGCGGGGCCCCGAACAAAGGTGGCGGGTGTTTGTTTACGCCACCAGTGAGGacctttatatatttttttcggGGAGGGACCGGCGCCAGTAAGCGCCTTtatccaccctcaccctctcctcctcGTCGAATTATCCCTTCTCTCCCCATCCCCGACGCGTGGCCGAGTGATCAGAAGTCAGGAGCGGCCGCGAGGGACTCTGCCCCgcataaagatggcggccggcgcgctgaacagcagcttcattggaggtttggtggggggggggggggggggtggtggtggtggttggagaCCGAGACCCCCTCCGTCTGCAGCGATTGGGGAATTTACAACAAAAGTGAGGGGATCAAatgtctcccccaccacccccaacaacaacaacagaacCAGAGCTGGAAAAAgaaaagtatttaaaaaaaaattcccctcacaaAGATGGCGACCAAGGGGACATTTTTCTCCAATTGAAGCCTTATTGTTGTTGCTGGAAATTGGACAACAACAAACATCTGAGAGGCAGAACCCAACCAAAACTATTTAATCAGTGCAAGGGTGTTCATTGtattaaaataaaaaattaagAAAAATTGCATCCCACAAGTGCTGGTTCCAGCACAACCCgtgccctgattttttttttgagatcAATCAAATCCAATCCAGCTCCTGCCACAATCATTTGTTTATTTATTCCCAGCGTCAGGGAAAAGTCATAAGACGCTGACGTCAGCCGAGGAGTCTAAAGGGTCGATGATTGCAAACTTGGTAACTGTCCGCGCAAGGAGCTGCTGCTCGAGGCACAGCTTCGCTACTTCAAATTTTTTAAAGGAGTTGGAAGTGAGAAGTTGTGATGACTCCATTGGTAttctgaccccctcccccaattctccaccccacaccaccccccccccccccccaaaaaaaagtgGGCGAGTCAACCAGCAGCCAATAAGAAATCGGCATGATCCGGAAATGATGCAAGGAGAATTGTTTTGAGACGAGCAGAAGTGAAGGATGGGATCTTCCACAGAGAACCATAAGGTAATAACTCATTCCTTACGCCCTGTGATCCAGTGCAGAGGCACTGGAAtattgtatgtatgtatgtatatgtgtgtgtgtgtgtatgtatgtgtgtgtatgtatgtgtgtgtatgtgtgtgtgtgtgtgtatgtgtgtgtgtatgtgtgtgtgtatgtgtgtgtgtatgtgtatgtgtatgtgtgtgtgtgtgtgtgtatgtgtgtgtgtatgtgtgtgtgtgtgtatgtgtgtgtgtgtgtatgtgtgtgtgtgtgtatgtgtgtgtgtatgtgtgtgtgtgtgtatgtgtgtgtgtgtgtgtgtgtgtgtatgtgtgtgtgtgtgtgtatgtgtgtgtgtatgtgtgtgtgtgtgtatgtgtgtgtgtatgtgtgtgtgtgtgtatgtgtgtgtgtgtgtatgtgtgtgtgtgtatgtgtgtgtgtgtatgtgt
The Carcharodon carcharias isolate sCarCar2 chromosome 31, sCarCar2.pri, whole genome shotgun sequence DNA segment above includes these coding regions:
- the akt1s1 gene encoding proline-rich AKT1 substrate 1 isoform X2 yields the protein MMTDMVDNHRESWDSLVCAMEKYRKQTGNDVVLLTAYRPKLQSNLAYAVHGTGALSDATKQYLDDIAVFHKTSAYASSVIPTRDNGKAAGQDPDTPEDAFSKSYPSIYGKGGFTAADRSLVEPEPTTECGPEVAETDERMASETEREVDRCSLNDPSVMFTMDEESTSQDCEPFFESDLDGESTDDGSLSEELPVRPQTLPQARCHQYAKSLPVSVPIWGFKDLKPKKLPDGDNEERVSLVT
- the akt1s1 gene encoding proline-rich AKT1 substrate 1 isoform X1, whose translation is MMTDMVDNHRESWDSLVCAMEKYRKQTGNDVVLLTAYRPKLQSNLAYAVHGTGALSDATKQYLDDIAVFHKTSAYASSVIPTRDNGKAAGQDPDTPEDAFSKSYPSIYGKGGFTAADRSLVEPEPTTECGPEVAETDERMASETEREVDRCSLNDPSVMFTMDEESTSQDCEPFFESDLDGESTDDGSLSEELPVRPQTLPQARCHQYAKSLPVSVPIWGFKDLKPKKLPDGDNEERLPSPDLDKIAASMRALAMSVTDGTEMFGDLPRPRLNTGDFQKPYRKY